aagttggtcaatacGTAATAATTATTGAATTTTTGGCCAGTGTTGGACCATGCCTTTATCACCCTCAAGGCTGTTAAGACAATAAGAAAGTTAGCGGGTAATTCAAAATTTTGGATCTTGAAAAGATAACCCAAAAAACCCAAATTCAATAACCACCACAAATGATGCTCCTCCTCGACTAAAGATGATCCATGGAAGTGGAACGAATAAAGAACCATAGCGGTTTGAAAAACCAACGTGGTCTTACTCAAAAATCCATAATTAAAGTAAGCCAAGATAGCCAACGTACATATAAAAGACCCAAAAAGTGATAAATACAAATTTGAGTAATTATAGTTGGAGGCAGTTTCGAACATAATGTCCTGTACTTTTCTCAAGAAGATATAATCATCTTCCGTTGTGCTTAACCCATGAAACTCAGAATTCAAGCTATGATCTCTATTATTCAAGTGAAAGAGATCTAAGAATTGTTTGCAATTATGCAAAAGAATACTATGATGAAGTTTCGAAGGGAAAAGGTCCAAAAATTGTCTTATAATGATCCCCAAATTATTCTTCGCAATGGGgatgttcaacaataagGAAAGGGTGGGAATAATATCAATTTGGTTAACTTTCTGGTAGTAATTATAGTCATTATTTGGGGGAAGAGGagccttcaagttcaacttgagcTGTTCAAACTTGGGCGAAACAAACAATAAAGCTGCACTTGTTTCTCCACTCGAAGATCCACCATGATTACCAATTTCGTTCATTCCATGATCTCCCATTACAAGGAATAGTGTATTCTTATGATTGGAGGACTCGCTAAGAAATGTGTATATTCTCTCAATAATCTTatccatttcttcttgtttcaatttcatAAATTTAGAGTCGGGTCCAGTTTTATGTCCAATATGATCCAATCCCAAATAATGGAGAATCAACCCATCCCAGTTAGCTTCAGAAGCTAATTCATTATCCAAATGTCTCGTGACATTATTGTCCACTTCATAAAAGTCGCTAACGAAGAAGGAGTTAGTACCATCTGtggagttgaaaaagtcagGAAACAACTTGAGCCAGGTATCATCGCCATAGAAATTGATGGTCTTGGGAGAATTCAGAGAATACTTGAACTGATGAAGCCAATTGTCTTGATTCAATAGACCTTGGGATTTATCCTTATCGTCGGCAATATTAAGAATTGCATCTAGAAAATTAGGAGTGGACCCCAAGGTAATGCCTTTTAATCTAGGCAAAGTGACAGTGGGAGGGTTAGAAAAAGCCGTGAACGGTATTGCCTTGTTGGACTCAATCAATTCATGTACAAAAGTGAACTTTGAATCCGATTTACTGAATAAAAAGTCAGATCGAAGAGCATCTATCACCATAACCACGACTTTATCGAACATGGGCCTCTGAGATCCAAGTAGCAGCACATCGCTAAACCCATCAAGAATCCTTTTGGAGGGGAAAAACCCCTTGAGGAATAGCAAAAATGAACCAACGTTTATGACTAAGAGGACAATCACCGGAAACCATGACAATTTCATTATAGAAGTGCCTTTTTGAGTTGACGGCTTGCAATTATACACGTCtgggtttgaaaaatgTTTTTGCATCGCGAGTGCCTGCACATTACTTTCTACCCTGAGCATACCCTGAGCAGCTTAAGGAAGTAGAAAGAAGGACAAAGTAGAGAGATCTGCTCTCTCATTAGACAACTAGATAGGCTAATAAGTAGGAGGAAAACTCGCTGTATACGTAATTTGAGATTTTCTGCATTTGATTTAATCCTTCTAAGATGTTAATGGGCGATCTAGAATATTTATGGAGAATGAAAGGAGTAGACGAGTCAACTCCGGTGGGTGTATTAGTCAGAACTTTCATATTGTTTCACGGGTAGGACTGACGAATTACAATCAATGAAAGTTTTACCCCGATATGGTCCTCGTAAGCAACAAAAACGCTCCTTGGAAAAGAGGCTGAACAAGCAACATAGTTACAACTGTAGCTAGGATACCAATGTACCAAGAAGCTACAAAAGTTTATAGCCATCGGCAGCCACTCATCAGAGATACATATTTTAACTGAGTGTGTTTTGTGTTCATCTCAGTGTTCTCAGATTCCATTCACTATAATGCTTGCCATGATCATGAAGAAGGCCTTTCAAAATATTTACAGGGTTACAGTGTATTATTTGACAGCGATCCTCTGTCACCAATAGGATGTATTGGACATATATAGTTATGAGCCCCTCGGCACACCCTTTCCACTAGGAGCTCCATCTATCAaaatttgttcaatttgaagatgaacgTTATTTAGAGCAGGTGTGTTTACTAGCTGATTACTCCCTTGCTATATTAAAATGTCACAACAGCCTTCAGACTCTGGAGAAATACGATTGATGTTGTGTTTAAAAATATGGAGCCGCTAGACAGGATTTCGGACGAAACTTGGGCCGGTGGACCGTAACACATGttctttggagttgggGAAGCCACCCGCCAAGAAGGACTTATATGGGGTAAGGAAGAGCCGCTAAGAAGAATGCCGACCTTCGTGGGGTTAGCTGTTAGTTGTTGAGTTTGAGATAATGATCAGCCGACCTAAAAAGCAGCCTAAAAAGGCGCCAGAAAATCTCGAGATTGCGAACAGTTTAGACAGTCTAGTGGGTATGTAGAATGCTTACAGTCCCTTGCTAGAGATCTAACAGTGAGTACTCTAACAATGTATTTCAGCGAATTACAgttatcaagaagaaaaagataCCGGAATGCTTCCTAATAGAGAAGGTCGTACCTAGACCCGCATTGTTACCTAAACGGGCAATTGTAGCAGTGTATCATTTGCTTGAGACGCTGATTGGATCATATATGCGAACTCAGAGATTATCCAAAGGGCACAGCACGGCAACTTATTATCTATGCGTTCATCCATGATATCGCTTATAAGATTAACATTTTGGTCGATCAGCCGCTAAGATCCCACTCTGTTTACTTGACTGGTTAACCTGTAGCAAGCACCAAAAATTAATTTTTTAGTGAATGAATGCGTGCGCCCATAAGAATGATGAGAAAGGACGGGGAAGGACTTGTAGATCATTATCTCCTCATAGTATTAGTATTGCAAGCTAATATTATACACTATTGGAGAGATCTTATTCTTGTAGTGCTCTAGATATCCCAATACGAGCGGAATTGATGATAGTAGATGCAGAACGCCTCAGTGTTTTGGATATTTTTGCCTGGAATTTTCCCTTGATAAGCATGCATCGCTGATTGATGCAAATGAtggaaaaagaaaaaattcAACCAGATACCGAGACACTATTTAAACTCGCAGATTTCCGGACTTTATAAAGTCAAGATCCACTTAATTGCAGCAGTAAATCGTTGTCATTTAGTTTTTCCGATAGACAACAAACAAGGGAACATATCAAATGTCTGACGAGGAAGCTAAACTTCAGTCAGTCAGATCCAATATCCATGTGGACGACTTACGAATTCAATCAATTTTGTCAAACAAGGGTGTTACTATCAATGTAGATCATGAAGTTGACAGCGATGAAGCCATGATTTTGGCTCTTGGTTACAAACAAGAATTTAAAAGAGAGTTTAACTTGTGGACTGTGTTTGCAGTATCATTTAGTGTTTTAGGATTGTTACCATCTATTGCTGCTTGTGTTGATTATCAGCAATTAGTAGTTGGTGCTAGTCCCGTGCCTTGGATTTTGGCTGTTTTGTTTATAATATCAGTTGCTTTATCTATGGCCGAAGTGGCATCGGCTTTCCCAACTAGTGCTGGTACTCCATACGCTGTCAGTCAATTGGCTCCCAAACGTATTGCCCCTGTGATGACTTGGTTAACTTGTTGGTCTAACTGGTTATGCCAAATTACTGGTACACCATCAGTGAATTATTCAGGAGCAAGTTTGATCTTTGCCTTGGTTACTTACAACAAGCCAAGCTTTCAGCCAACAACGGGACAAGCTTACGCCTTAACTTTGGGTATTCAGTTCTCACATGGGATTTTGGCTTCTTTACCCACTAGATGGGCTGCTAGAATCAACTCTGTGGGAACCATTGCTAATGTGTTGTTTTTAGCCATTGTTTTTgtgatgattttggccGGCAATAAACGTCAAGAAATCTTTGCTGATGATCCCACTTTCGGTAACATttccaaattcaacaacaatagTGATGCTTGGGGGTTATATAACCAGACCGAATTCCCAACTGGTATGGCTATGTTAATGTCATTTTTAGGGGTTATTTGGGCCATGAGTGGTTACGATTCTCCTTTCCATTTATCTGAAGAATGTTCGAATGCCGCCGAAGCGGTTCCAAAGGCCATTGTTATGACTGCagttggaggtggtttGATTGGTTTATTGTTTATGTTTGCCATGGCTTACACTGTTGTTAgtcttgatcaaattgcTGAGGATCCTTTGGGTTTAGGTCAAAGTTTTGTAACGTATTTGTCCCAAATATTACAAAAGAAGGCCATCAATGCTGCTGTATCCATGACAATCATTGCTTCATACTTCATGGGTGAATCCTGTCTATTGGCAGCTTCGAGAGTGACTTTCTCATACTCTAGAGATGGGATGTTTCCtttcttttccaaactCGGAGCTACGGTCAATCCTCACACCCAAACTCCTGTCTATGCTGTTTGGATAAACTTCATCATTGGACAATTATTATTGTTATTGATGTTTGCTAATGACACTGCTATTGGGGCTATTTTCTCAGTGGGTGGTATTTCTGGGTTCGTTTCTTTTATTACCCCGGTGGTATTCAAAGTTACCAACGCTTACAGCACATTCAAAAGAGGTCCTTTCCATTTAGGTAAATGGTCTAGACCAATAGGATTTGTTAGTATTGCTTTTGTTGCTGTTATGATTCCAGTATTGTGTTTTCCATACGTCAAAGGAGACGATTTGACTTTGGATGAAATGAATTGGACAGTAGTGGTGTACTTTGGTCCAATGCTTATGGCTTGGGTTTACTATATGGTGGCTGCTCACAAGTGGTACAAGGGTCCAAAATCGAACTTAGATGAAGGTACTCTTGTGTACGAAGATGTCGATGGCATCCCTGATGAGAAAAACTATGCCAAAGAGGACGTCTCTAGTACCAAGGCCAGTGATTAATTCAATTCTTCTAATTTGTACTTTGCAATtcaatatatatatattcGACTTTAAGGTGATCGTCCGAGGCCTTGCATGCTATAAGCCCCTTGTAGATCTACGAAGTTTGCAACCGAGTCCTTACTGAATGGTGTGCACTCCCACCATTTTTCTTGCTGTGTGCGCTTGGAGTTAAGCGTGCACATACCACTACTTCCCACGTTTTTGGGCAGTAACAAATTATATAATACCAGAACCTCCACAGTGGTTTAATTTTATTTATACTACCTTGTAGTTGGACTTTCCTTCCTTCGTCATTCCACAAGAAACTACAGGGTACTTTCCGTGTTTTAAGTAATCATATTAGCAGTGTCTGTTGCATTTTGAGGTTGGAGAATAATCGACATATTTTGTCACCCGTTTTTCTTTTAGCATTACCTTTCACAGGTTTAGCTTGCAAGTCCCTTGTATCAAAGGTTTCCAAGTATCAAAATGGCAGCTACTTCGACAACCTCGACGTCGGTGCGAAAAACACCATCTATATCTCCTAAAGATATTAAACAATTACAGCAATACCAAGAGTACCACCGCAAAAATGAAAGACTTCTACGGGACGAACCCAACACTTGCAAGGACCCTTTCCTTCAACGATATGTTAAGAGTAACTATGTGTTAAACTTCAATAATTCCTCTTATTCCAGTGATATTTACTCCAAGTATATGTCCACgaatttgaacttggaccacaaacacaatagAAGCAGTCTTAAGGGTAAGAAGCACTATATTCCTAGTcgaagaaggaaaagccGGTTATTGACAGTGTATGATCATAAATCTTCAGGCTCCGCTTCTTCCGATTCAACACCCACATTCAAAGAATCCCACTATCATCCAAAACATACTGCTAACAACTATATCAAGACTTCTGATTTAAAAGCTAATGTTTCTGAGCTGTCGAACCAAAAGCTCGTCAAATTAGTACCAGAAGACTTTGTAATGTGTaatatcaatgatttgattgtATTGATATCCAGAATGTTGGCCAACTTAATCAGTTTGAATAATAAATTGGTTCCCAATTCCATAATAAATGGGGAGGATAACAAAAAGGGTTCTCTTCTAACAAGGTATCATTCAAGAACCCCTCCAAACATCTCGATTATCAACTACTTGACTAGATTAACAAAGTTTAATAATTTCTCCAATGCCAACCTTTTGACATGTATTTATTACATTGATTTGTTATCCTATAACTATCAACCATTTTTCACATTGAACAGTTGGACAGTGCACAGATTCTTGCTTATCGCTACCATGATATCCCAAAAATCTATGGAAGATtatttcttcaccaacgaACATTATGCTAAAGTGGGAGGAGTGGCATTAAACGAATTGAACTATCTTGAGATTGATTTCTTACAGCGGGTCAATTGGAGGTGCATTCCTTACAAGACAACTACAAATGGCCAATCAAGCATTAAAGACTCtaaagaagttcttgatctATACTATAGACAATTAATTGAGCTCATGGGTCAAAATTGCAAAGAAAATGAGTATATTTATGTGTTTGAGAATCCTAATGTGCTGATGGAAGTTGATAGGCAACTTCCCGAGTACATAACAACTAATGATATTAACGACAACCACGGTGATGGTTATTCAATTGACAAATCgaaattcaacaagaatgGGTTTAGTgtggattcttcttcttctcctcatttgaagagaagataTCCCAATTCGTAACATGTGTATATAGTTTTATTTTAGGATGGGAAAAGGTATATGGGTTTATATTAATTAGAATCTTGAATAGttgatttgaaagatattTATCTATTCAATTATATTTACAAAGATGACGATGTACTCTATTTATGATTGGACAAAagtgtttttgtttggttCAAGGGAGAATTAGGATTTCCCTGgattggtgatttcacTCCGGTTCTATTGTCGCTTGGGAAGTACCCTTTTGATTTTAGAGGTCTCGAATAACCTTGATCTGATTGAGATGATCTGGTCTTATTGGTTGATTTAGACCTGGGTTTGTTTGACAGCGTGCTCTTTGAACTGACATGACTCTTGTAAGCGAATTCTTTAGTTACAGCTTTTGTCATGGCCGACAAATGCTTCAAATAGAGCACTGGATCTGGTCGCTCTCTGATGATCTTGTAAACCAATGACCACTTATCATCAGTAGAAGTTGGCAATTTATGTAAGTCCATCCTTTTATCATTAAGCAATTGGATGGTTTCAACTGTATAGCTGACAATATTTCGGTCGCTGATGGTGGATTTATTGAAGTCATCTAGGGCTGTCTTGTAagatttcaacaattctttACGAGCCAGTGCTAGCTCTTCGGTATtatctttgaatttctcACTTGCCTCTTTTAAGGCTCGATTaaagtcttctttgatcaagtgCAGCTGGCTGATCTGATCTTGAGAAAGGGCAACCACATTCGCTTTTATGGCGTTGAATTGTTGTCCTTCAACTGTTTCCAGCTTCAAGACCACTCTGAAATGGTCGGCATTCAAATCCTCCTTTATCATATCAAG
The sequence above is drawn from the Yamadazyma tenuis chromosome 3, complete sequence genome and encodes:
- the GPT1 gene encoding GABA/polyamine transporter (COG:E; EggNog:ENOG503NY07), whose product is MSDEEAKLQSVRSNIHVDDLRIQSILSNKGVTINVDHEVDSDEAMILALGYKQEFKREFNLWTVFAVSFSVLGLLPSIAACVDYQQLVVGASPVPWILAVLFIISVALSMAEVASAFPTSAGTPYAVSQLAPKRIAPVMTWLTCWSNWLCQITGTPSVNYSGASLIFALVTYNKPSFQPTTGQAYALTLGIQFSHGILASLPTRWAARINSVGTIANVLFLAIVFVMILAGNKRQEIFADDPTFGNISKFNNNSDAWGLYNQTEFPTGMAMLMSFLGVIWAMSGYDSPFHLSEECSNAAEAVPKAIVMTAVGGGLIGLLFMFAMAYTVVSLDQIAEDPLGLGQSFVTYLSQILQKKAINAAVSMTIIASYFMGESCLLAASRVTFSYSRDGMFPFFSKLGATVNPHTQTPVYAVWINFIIGQLLLLLMFANDTAIGAIFSVGGISGFVSFITPVVFKVTNAYSTFKRGPFHLGKWSRPIGFVSIAFVAVMIPVLCFPYVKGDDLTLDEMNWTVVVYFGPMLMAWVYYMVAAHKWYKGPKSNLDEGTLVYEDVDGIPDEKNYAKEDVSSTKASD
- the LAS21 gene encoding major facilitator superfamily transporter protein (EggNog:ENOG503NW8U; COG:T), with product MKLSWFPVIVLLVINVGSFLLFLKGFFPSKRILDGFSDVSLLGSQRPMFDKVVVMVIDALRSDFLFSKSDSKFTFVHELIESNKAIPFTAFSNPPTVTLPRLKGITLGSTPNFLDAILNIADDKDKSQGLLNQDNWLHQFKYSSNSPKTINFYGDDTWLKLFPDFFNSTDGTNSFFVSDFYEVDNNVTRHLDNELASEANWDGLILHYLGLDHIGHKTGPDSKFMKLKQEEMDKIIERIYTFLSESSNHKNTLFLVMGDHGMNEIGNHGGSSSGETSAALLFVSPKFEQLKLNLKAPLPPNNDYNYYQKVNQIDIIPTLSLLLNIPIAKNNLGIIIRQFLDLFPSKLHHSILLHNCKQFLDLFHLNNRDHSLNSEFHGLSTTEDDYIFLRKVQDIMFETASNYNYSNLYLSLFGSFICTLAILAYFNYGFLSKTTLVFQTAMVLYSFHFHGSSLVEEEHHLWWLLNLGFLGYLFKIQNFELPANFLIVLTALRVIKAWSNTGQKFNNYYVLTNLLLENPPLLWFLVGLTYLVCGSLIYFQGSIRHCFNFSISSNSYDVSYLNNDVNNGITFVSLSILATMSFSFKLLQGYMDGYDIPEWLETFISWNLLSFDIREFDKSRISNLLVSLSNNCLAGVLLIIFFRIALKFLRGFKIGLITDLVNLLTLFLINQTKIELVPMFLIFFIIKHHFSKILLSYRENYTQLDQLVFIVSSFSFLISNLTFFSMGGTNSLATVDLSNAYNGIKSYQLEKVRDQIQTLEFEIID
- the PHO80 gene encoding Pho80p cyclin (EggNog:ENOG503NY21; COG:S), with amino-acid sequence MAATSTTSTSVRKTPSISPKDIKQLQQYQEYHRKNERLLRDEPNTCKDPFLQRYVKSNYVLNFNNSSYSSDIYSKYMSTNLNLDHKHNRSSLKGKKHYIPSRRRKSRLLTVYDHKSSGSASSDSTPTFKESHYHPKHTANNYIKTSDLKANVSESSNQKLVKLVPEDFVMCNINDLIVLISRMLANLISLNNKLVPNSIINGEDNKKGSLLTRYHSRTPPNISIINYLTRLTKFNNFSNANLLTCIYYIDLLSYNYQPFFTLNSWTVHRFLLIATMISQKSMEDYFFTNEHYAKVGGVALNELNYLEIDFLQRVNWRCIPYKTTTNGQSSIKDSKEVLDLYYRQLIELMGQNCKENEYIYVFENPNVSMEVDRQLPEYITTNDINDNHGDGYSIDKSKFNKNGFSVDSSSSPHLKRRYPNS